The Citrifermentans bemidjiense Bem genome window below encodes:
- a CDS encoding 4Fe-4S dicluster domain-containing protein, whose translation MPQIITEQNLRNLIDLLVKESKVVVGPKQADSVVLYQPLAAGSELTLDSLPRRSAKELFFPICEKILSYQRQDGKMQVTDVDRSRFPETVLIGAPPCDAASPAILDAVFSWDYNDEFYLERRRKSTIVGIACTKGDDACFCTAVGLAPNAEAGSDLFLTPLKDGSYACKAVTEKGKALVDAHAGLFGEAASVDAAPFAEQGTEKLDLVKIKKWLEGHFEDPLWEKISDICVGCGSCAFICPACHCFDINDEGSTEQGSRRKHWDACGFSKFTNHASGHNPRDVQNKRYRNRIMHKFKYYDDKFGKTLCTGCGRCVRACPVGIDIAEILSTINAKQD comes from the coding sequence ATGCCACAGATAATTACGGAACAGAACCTTCGCAATCTGATCGACCTCCTGGTCAAGGAGTCGAAAGTCGTGGTGGGACCCAAACAGGCGGACTCAGTCGTCCTGTACCAGCCGCTTGCCGCCGGATCGGAACTCACGCTCGACTCGCTTCCCCGCCGCTCGGCCAAAGAGCTGTTCTTTCCCATCTGCGAGAAAATCCTCTCCTACCAGAGGCAGGACGGGAAGATGCAGGTGACCGACGTGGACCGCTCCCGATTCCCGGAGACGGTGCTGATCGGCGCGCCACCCTGCGACGCCGCTTCTCCGGCCATCCTGGACGCGGTCTTCTCATGGGACTACAACGACGAGTTCTACCTGGAGCGCCGCCGCAAGAGCACCATCGTGGGGATCGCCTGCACCAAAGGTGATGACGCCTGTTTCTGCACCGCGGTCGGCTTGGCTCCTAATGCTGAGGCGGGAAGCGACCTGTTCCTCACCCCGCTCAAGGACGGCTCCTATGCCTGCAAGGCGGTCACGGAAAAAGGAAAGGCTTTGGTCGATGCCCACGCTGGGCTCTTCGGCGAAGCCGCTTCAGTGGATGCGGCCCCCTTCGCCGAGCAGGGGACGGAAAAGCTGGACCTGGTGAAGATCAAGAAGTGGCTTGAGGGGCACTTCGAGGACCCGCTCTGGGAAAAAATCTCAGACATCTGCGTCGGCTGCGGCTCCTGCGCTTTCATATGCCCGGCCTGCCACTGCTTCGACATCAATGACGAGGGGAGCACCGAGCAGGGTTCCCGCCGCAAGCACTGGGACGCCTGCGGTTTCAGCAAGTTCACCAACCACGCCTCCGGCCACAACCCGCGCGACGTGCAGAACAAGCGCTACCGCAACCGGATCATGCACAAGTTCAAGTATTACGACGACAAATTCGGCAAGACGCTCTGCACCGGTTGCGGTCGCTGCGTCCGCGCCTGTCCGGTAGGGATCGACATAGCCGAGATACTCAGCACCATCAACGCAAAGCAGGACTAA
- a CDS encoding cytochrome-c peroxidase: MKGKWIILLLPLLPGCVDATAKETMSKAQATFKPIPAQAPAIKGNEATKAKVDLGRMLFFDPRLSTSQLISCNTCHNVGLGGADLQETSVGHGWQKGPRNAPTVFNAVYNVAQFWDGRAKDLQTQAKGPVQASVEMNSNPELVVRTLKNIPGYPALFEAAFPGYRDPVTFDNMAKAIEVFEATLVTPDAPFDHFLNGEPSALNAREQTGLGVFMEKGCAACHGGINIGGAAYYPFGVREIPTAEIRPESDTGRFKVTNTASDKYVFRAPSLRNVALTQPYFHSGKVWSLKDAVVVMGSAQLGMKLNETEVNDTVAFLKSLTGKQPKIDYPLLPPSSDQTPHPQLK; the protein is encoded by the coding sequence ATGAAAGGCAAATGGATCATACTGCTCCTGCCACTGCTTCCCGGCTGCGTCGATGCCACTGCGAAGGAAACGATGTCCAAGGCCCAGGCCACCTTCAAGCCCATCCCGGCACAGGCCCCGGCCATCAAAGGGAACGAGGCCACCAAGGCCAAGGTCGACCTAGGGAGAATGCTCTTCTTCGATCCCCGCCTCTCCACCTCGCAACTCATCAGCTGCAACACCTGCCATAACGTAGGGTTGGGAGGCGCGGACCTCCAGGAAACCTCGGTCGGCCACGGCTGGCAGAAAGGCCCCCGCAACGCCCCCACCGTTTTCAACGCCGTCTACAACGTAGCCCAGTTCTGGGATGGCAGGGCCAAGGACCTGCAGACCCAGGCCAAGGGCCCGGTGCAGGCGTCCGTAGAGATGAACAGCAATCCCGAGCTGGTAGTTAGAACCTTGAAGAACATCCCGGGATATCCAGCCCTCTTCGAGGCGGCTTTTCCCGGGTACCGCGATCCGGTCACCTTCGACAACATGGCGAAGGCTATCGAGGTGTTCGAGGCGACACTGGTAACTCCGGATGCCCCGTTCGACCACTTCCTCAACGGCGAACCCAGCGCTCTCAACGCGCGCGAGCAGACTGGCCTTGGTGTCTTCATGGAGAAAGGGTGCGCCGCCTGCCACGGGGGAATCAACATCGGCGGTGCCGCCTACTACCCCTTCGGCGTCCGTGAGATACCCACTGCAGAGATCCGCCCGGAAAGCGACACGGGGCGTTTCAAGGTGACCAATACCGCCAGCGATAAGTACGTTTTCCGGGCGCCGTCGCTCAGGAACGTCGCGCTCACCCAACCCTATTTCCATTCCGGAAAGGTGTGGAGCCTCAAGGATGCGGTGGTGGTGATGGGGTCTGCGCAACTGGGAATGAAATTGAACGAGACGGAAGTGAACGACACCGTCGCATTCCTAAAGAGCCTGACGGGAAAACAACCTAAGATTGATTACCCTCTGCTTCCGCCGAGTTCGGACCAGACCCCGCATCCGCAGCTAAAGTGA
- the gltA gene encoding NADPH-dependent glutamate synthase, protein MSNDLSPKERMAIERVHMPELPADERSKNFEEVNQGLSPDQAVAEAQRCLQCKSRNCVAGCPVGVSIPEFIDALASDDMPRAAQVLRGDNALPAVCGRVCPQETQCEALCVRGKKGDAVAIGYLERYVADWAMQHPDELITEDAPKPTGKSVAVVGCGPAGLTAAGELARQGHKVTIFEALHDTGGVLRYGIPEFRLPKEIIDREVAVLSRMGVAIECNVIIGKTLTIPQLRSEFDAVFIANGAGLPTMLNIMGENLKGVYAANEFLTRVNLMEAGRRADSSTPILQRDEVAVIGGGNTAMDCVRTARRLGAKRAMIVYRRSETEMPARVEEIKHAKEEGVEFIMLTAPVAIVATEDGWVSALRCQKMELGPADDSGRRRPQAIEGSEFDLPAGIVINAVGTSANPLLTATAPDLTLNKWGNIVTNDEGETSIPGVFAGGDIVRGGATVILAMGDGKRAAAAIDKYLKG, encoded by the coding sequence GTGAGCAACGATTTGTCCCCCAAAGAGAGGATGGCTATAGAGAGGGTCCACATGCCGGAGCTTCCGGCGGACGAGAGAAGCAAGAATTTCGAAGAGGTGAACCAAGGGCTCAGTCCTGATCAGGCGGTCGCCGAGGCGCAGCGCTGCCTGCAGTGCAAAAGCAGGAACTGTGTGGCCGGGTGCCCGGTCGGCGTCTCCATTCCCGAATTCATCGACGCGCTGGCAAGCGACGACATGCCCAGGGCGGCCCAGGTACTGCGCGGCGACAACGCGCTTCCTGCGGTCTGCGGCAGGGTCTGTCCCCAGGAAACGCAGTGCGAGGCGCTCTGCGTGCGCGGCAAGAAGGGGGACGCGGTGGCAATCGGCTACCTGGAGCGCTACGTGGCCGACTGGGCCATGCAACATCCCGACGAGCTGATAACGGAAGATGCGCCGAAGCCGACCGGCAAATCGGTGGCCGTGGTCGGCTGCGGCCCGGCAGGACTCACCGCCGCCGGTGAGTTGGCCCGGCAGGGGCACAAGGTGACCATCTTCGAAGCGCTGCACGACACCGGCGGGGTGCTCCGCTACGGCATCCCCGAGTTCCGGCTTCCCAAGGAAATCATCGATCGCGAGGTGGCGGTGCTGAGCCGGATGGGGGTTGCCATCGAGTGCAACGTCATCATCGGCAAGACCCTCACCATTCCGCAGCTGCGCAGCGAGTTCGACGCCGTCTTCATCGCCAACGGCGCGGGCCTTCCCACCATGCTGAACATCATGGGCGAGAACCTGAAGGGGGTCTACGCCGCCAATGAGTTCCTCACCCGCGTGAACCTCATGGAAGCCGGGCGCAGGGCCGACAGCTCCACCCCGATCCTGCAGCGGGACGAGGTAGCGGTGATCGGCGGCGGCAACACCGCCATGGACTGCGTGCGTACCGCCCGCAGGTTGGGCGCCAAGCGCGCCATGATCGTCTACCGCCGCAGCGAGACCGAGATGCCTGCCAGGGTCGAAGAGATCAAGCACGCCAAGGAGGAAGGTGTTGAGTTCATCATGCTCACCGCCCCCGTCGCCATCGTCGCCACCGAGGACGGCTGGGTCTCCGCCTTGCGCTGCCAGAAGATGGAGCTCGGCCCCGCCGACGACTCAGGCCGCCGCAGGCCCCAGGCCATAGAAGGCTCCGAGTTCGACCTTCCCGCCGGAATCGTCATCAACGCCGTCGGCACCAGCGCGAACCCGCTCCTCACCGCGACGGCTCCCGACCTCACCCTCAACAAGTGGGGCAACATCGTCACCAACGACGAAGGGGAGACCAGCATCCCCGGCGTCTTCGCCGGCGGCGACATCGTCAGGGGCGGGGCCACGGTCATCCTGGCCATGGGCGACGGCAAGCGCGCCGCAGCCGCTATCGACAAGTACCTGAAAGGCTAG
- a CDS encoding GIY-YIG nuclease family protein, protein MNWQVYIILCSDGTFYTGITTDIARRLRQHATGSGAKYFRGRRPEEVLFLEGGHDRSSASRRELYIKGLSRAGKQALLQTAAKPVPHLLHLSS, encoded by the coding sequence ATGAATTGGCAGGTTTATATCATCCTTTGCTCGGATGGCACCTTTTACACGGGGATAACCACAGACATCGCGCGGCGCCTGCGGCAGCATGCGACCGGCAGCGGAGCGAAGTATTTCCGGGGGCGCCGCCCCGAGGAAGTGCTTTTCCTGGAAGGGGGCCACGACAGGAGCAGCGCCAGCAGGCGGGAATTGTACATCAAGGGCCTGAGCCGCGCCGGCAAACAGGCCCTTTTGCAAACTGCGGCAAAGCCGGTGCCGCATCTTCTTCATCTCTCCAGTTAA
- a CDS encoding 4Fe-4S dicluster domain-containing protein has protein sequence MNAKANKNQSSCIEPSYYQAVTQAIRTQAVQVLKDGTVAGVVGYLPGRRKGTARPALITTPEEAEKLIFSPACVNNLSVYLTKSKKGVLKQGRIGIVAKGCDMRALAGLMGESQIKREDLFIIAVDCAGVYGSGAERSESVTEANIARKCVECTVHHPEGADFVAGAATELSGLTPLEAEEMARIEALPQAERWAFWKEHFSRCIRCMACRQVCPFCYCEQCLCDKNRPQAVENSPRPAGNTAWHIVRAMHLAGRCGGCAECERVCPMDIPLNLLNRRMAKELKELYDYEAGLAPAEKGPLTQYREDDDQSFIK, from the coding sequence ATGAACGCTAAAGCAAACAAAAACCAGTCGAGCTGCATCGAGCCGTCCTACTACCAGGCGGTCACCCAGGCGATCCGCACGCAGGCAGTGCAGGTCCTTAAGGATGGAACCGTGGCCGGCGTTGTCGGTTACCTCCCTGGCCGCCGCAAAGGGACGGCCCGCCCGGCCTTGATCACCACGCCGGAAGAGGCGGAAAAACTCATCTTCTCGCCGGCCTGCGTCAACAACCTCTCGGTCTACCTGACCAAGTCGAAGAAAGGGGTGCTAAAGCAGGGACGGATCGGCATCGTCGCCAAGGGATGCGACATGCGCGCACTGGCCGGACTGATGGGGGAATCCCAGATCAAGCGGGAGGATCTTTTCATCATCGCCGTCGACTGCGCCGGGGTCTACGGCTCCGGGGCCGAGCGCAGCGAGTCGGTGACCGAAGCCAACATCGCCAGAAAATGTGTGGAGTGCACGGTCCATCACCCGGAGGGGGCTGATTTCGTGGCGGGCGCCGCCACCGAACTTTCCGGCCTGACCCCGCTGGAAGCCGAGGAGATGGCGCGCATCGAGGCGCTGCCGCAGGCGGAGCGCTGGGCTTTCTGGAAAGAGCACTTTTCCCGCTGCATCCGGTGCATGGCCTGCCGCCAGGTCTGCCCATTCTGCTACTGCGAGCAGTGCCTGTGCGACAAGAACCGCCCCCAGGCGGTGGAGAACTCCCCCAGGCCCGCAGGAAACACCGCCTGGCACATCGTGCGTGCCATGCACCTGGCCGGGCGCTGCGGCGGCTGCGCCGAGTGCGAGCGCGTCTGCCCGATGGACATCCCGCTGAACCTCCTGAACCGGCGCATGGCGAAGGAGCTGAAGGAGCTTTACGACTACGAGGCAGGGCTCGCACCCGCCGAGAAAGGGCCGCTCACCCAGTACCGGGAAGACGACGACCAGTCGTTCATAAAGTAG
- a CDS encoding type II toxin-antitoxin system PemK/MazF family toxin: MVVKRFDIFMVNLDPTVGSEIRKFRPCLIISPDEMNENIATVIVAPMTTKGRGYPTRVPCTFKGKDGQVILDQIRTVDKSRLIHKQGKLAKDVQEKVLSILAKMFAL, from the coding sequence ATGGTAGTTAAACGTTTCGACATCTTCATGGTCAATCTTGACCCTACGGTTGGCAGCGAGATTCGCAAATTCCGCCCGTGCCTCATTATTTCTCCCGACGAGATGAACGAAAATATTGCCACTGTCATCGTAGCGCCGATGACAACAAAGGGCAGAGGTTACCCGACGCGGGTTCCCTGCACATTCAAGGGAAAGGATGGGCAGGTCATCCTCGATCAGATACGAACGGTAGACAAGTCTCGCCTCATTCATAAGCAAGGCAAACTCGCCAAAGACGTCCAGGAAAAAGTTTTGTCCATTCTGGCTAAAATGTTTGCTCTATAA
- a CDS encoding sulfide/dihydroorotate dehydrogenase-like FAD/NAD-binding protein, whose protein sequence is MFEVVSNEILAENLHKMVLVAPRIARARKAGQFVMVRLAQGEERIPLTIGDADPEAGTITLFIQAIGASTRKIVDTPVGGSIRDVAGPLGKETHITNWGRVACVGGGVGTAVLFPLVKALAEAGNEITTIIGGRSSRYVILAEELGALSKNLLITTEDGSLGSKGFVTGPLGEMIADPARAPKAVFAVGPVPMMKAVANMTREPGIETIVSLNPIMIDGTGMCGGCRVQVGSETKFACVDGPEFDAHLVDFDGLSDRLTSYRKEEALRHAATDCKIAKEVAK, encoded by the coding sequence ATGTTCGAAGTCGTAAGCAACGAGATACTAGCGGAAAACCTCCACAAGATGGTGCTGGTGGCACCACGGATCGCGCGCGCCAGAAAGGCAGGGCAGTTCGTCATGGTCAGGCTGGCGCAAGGCGAGGAGCGCATCCCTTTGACAATCGGTGATGCCGACCCCGAGGCCGGCACCATCACCCTTTTCATCCAGGCCATAGGCGCCTCAACCCGCAAGATTGTCGACACCCCAGTTGGCGGGTCCATTCGCGACGTAGCCGGGCCGCTGGGCAAGGAGACGCACATAACCAACTGGGGCCGCGTCGCCTGTGTGGGCGGCGGCGTCGGCACCGCGGTCCTCTTCCCGCTGGTGAAAGCTCTGGCGGAGGCAGGAAACGAAATCACCACCATCATCGGCGGACGCTCCAGCCGCTACGTCATCCTGGCGGAAGAGTTGGGCGCACTCTCGAAAAACCTGCTGATCACGACCGAGGACGGCAGCCTCGGCTCCAAAGGGTTCGTGACCGGGCCGCTCGGCGAGATGATCGCCGACCCGGCGCGCGCGCCCAAGGCGGTATTTGCCGTAGGTCCGGTACCGATGATGAAGGCGGTGGCCAACATGACCCGCGAGCCGGGCATCGAGACCATCGTCAGCCTGAACCCCATCATGATAGACGGCACCGGTATGTGCGGCGGCTGCCGCGTGCAGGTGGGAAGCGAAACCAAGTTCGCCTGCGTTGACGGCCCTGAATTCGACGCGCATCTGGTCGATTTCGACGGGCTTTCCGACCGCCTCACCAGCTATCGCAAGGAAGAGGCGCTAAGGCATGCAGCGACGGATTGCAAGATAGCTAAGGAGGTAGCAAAGTGA
- a CDS encoding AbrB/MazE/SpoVT family DNA-binding domain-containing protein, giving the protein MKTNIIRIGNSQGVRIPKILLEQSRLGTEVELEVQNEMIVIRSATQPRDGWAEQFRLMSECGDDKMIDEDPGEQTDWDKEEWEW; this is encoded by the coding sequence ATGAAGACCAATATTATTCGCATCGGTAATTCACAAGGGGTACGTATTCCGAAAATCCTCCTTGAACAGAGTCGTCTCGGAACTGAGGTGGAATTGGAAGTACAGAACGAAATGATCGTGATACGGTCGGCCACTCAACCTCGAGACGGGTGGGCTGAACAATTCAGGCTTATGTCCGAGTGCGGCGACGACAAGATGATTGACGAGGACCCGGGCGAACAAACGGACTGGGACAAGGAAGAATGGGAATGGTAG
- a CDS encoding DMT family transporter, with protein sequence MPYLLLTLSALIWSGNFVISRAMNNVIPPAGFVFWRWVVALVVLLPVVLPRLRREWPIVRANLGLIAVCGLFGVTLFNFLIYTAMHYTTAINAALVNSAIPIFILMFARIFYGQRVVLRQHVGIALSLIGVAAIILRGDPSRILTLSFNHGDLLVLLAAIAWGLYSVAIKRYPQGLNPFVFLFSITVAGLLLLIPFYAWEIAQGQLMTLNQPTVLSIAYVGILASVVAFTAWNHGLRQIGPHIGGQFVHLMPAFSTILAVIFLGERLQSFHVAGIVLISAGILCATYKIRA encoded by the coding sequence ATGCCATATCTCCTCCTCACCCTGAGTGCCCTGATCTGGTCCGGCAACTTCGTCATCAGCCGGGCGATGAACAATGTAATACCTCCTGCCGGTTTCGTTTTCTGGCGCTGGGTGGTCGCGCTGGTGGTGCTTCTCCCCGTCGTGCTGCCGCGTTTGCGCAGGGAATGGCCTATCGTGCGGGCAAACCTCGGGCTAATCGCCGTCTGCGGTCTCTTCGGGGTCACGCTCTTCAACTTCCTCATCTACACCGCGATGCACTACACCACCGCCATCAACGCGGCGCTGGTCAATTCCGCCATCCCCATCTTCATCCTCATGTTCGCCCGCATCTTCTACGGCCAACGGGTCGTGCTGCGCCAGCATGTCGGCATCGCGCTTTCCCTCATCGGGGTCGCCGCGATTATATTGCGGGGTGATCCTTCCCGCATCCTCACGCTCAGTTTCAACCATGGCGACCTGCTGGTGCTGCTGGCGGCCATCGCCTGGGGGCTGTACTCCGTCGCCATCAAGCGTTACCCGCAGGGGCTTAACCCGTTCGTGTTCCTGTTCAGTATTACCGTAGCCGGATTGCTGCTGCTCATCCCCTTTTACGCCTGGGAGATCGCCCAGGGGCAGTTGATGACGCTGAACCAGCCGACCGTCCTCAGCATCGCCTACGTCGGCATCCTCGCCTCCGTGGTCGCCTTCACCGCCTGGAATCATGGTCTGCGCCAGATCGGTCCGCACATAGGCGGGCAGTTCGTCCACCTGATGCCCGCCTTCAGCACCATCCTTGCCGTCATCTTCCTGGGAGAGCGTCTGCAATCCTTCCACGTCGCAGGCATCGTACTCATCTCCGCAGGCATCCTCTGCGCCACCTATAAGATCCGGGCATAG
- a CDS encoding CoB--CoM heterodisulfide reductase iron-sulfur subunit A family protein, whose product MSRIGVFVCHCGENISRTVDVEQVARAAGKISGVAYACDYKYMCSDPGQNLLKKAVSEHKLDGVVVAACSPRMHEKTFRKAASAAGLNPYLCDMANIREHCSWVHEDKKLATSKASDIVKLMVERVKKGKSLAPITVPVTKRALVIGGGIAGIQAALDIADAGHQVVLVEREPSIGGHMAQLSETFPTLDCSQCIMTPKMVDVANHPNITLHTFSEVEKVEGYIGNFQVTLKHKARSVNESKCTGCGICMTKCPKKKIPNEFDQGHGLRTAIYVPFPQAVPNTPVIDRENCTMFQSGKCGVCAKVCGPGAVDYQQEDRFSVEAVGAVVVATGFKLYSIDRKPEDSPIQGYGEFGYGAIPDVIDGMTFERLASASGPTGGKILRPSDGKEPKQVVFIQCVGSRAREKGISYCSKVCCMYTAKHTMLYHHKVHDGQAYVFFMDARTPGKGYDEFWRRAVEEEEAVYIRGMVSRLYQKGEKIVVMGSDIQVGVQVEIEADLVVLATAVQAQDGADQLAQKLGISYDKYNFYSEAHAKLKPVECATAGIYLAGACQGPKDIPDTVSQASAAAAKVMTLFSKDQLERDPVVAKVNEKYCVGCLACKKVCPYGAVEEKEIRDRQGNLVKVVAYVNPGVCGGCGTCQATCPSKSVELDGYTDEQIMAMIESL is encoded by the coding sequence ATGTCCAGAATCGGTGTTTTTGTGTGCCACTGCGGCGAGAATATCTCCCGTACCGTGGATGTGGAGCAGGTGGCCCGAGCCGCCGGGAAGATCTCCGGCGTAGCTTACGCCTGCGATTACAAGTACATGTGTTCCGACCCGGGGCAGAACCTTTTGAAGAAGGCCGTATCCGAGCACAAGCTAGACGGCGTGGTGGTGGCGGCGTGCAGCCCTCGCATGCACGAGAAGACCTTCAGGAAAGCGGCATCGGCCGCGGGTCTCAACCCGTACCTCTGCGACATGGCCAACATCCGCGAGCACTGCTCCTGGGTCCACGAGGACAAGAAACTTGCGACGTCGAAGGCCAGCGACATCGTGAAGCTCATGGTGGAGCGGGTCAAGAAGGGTAAGTCGCTCGCGCCCATTACCGTGCCGGTCACCAAGCGGGCGCTTGTCATCGGCGGGGGGATCGCGGGAATCCAGGCAGCGCTCGACATCGCCGACGCGGGGCACCAGGTGGTGCTGGTCGAGCGCGAGCCCTCCATCGGCGGGCACATGGCGCAGCTCTCCGAGACCTTCCCGACGCTTGACTGCTCCCAGTGCATCATGACCCCGAAGATGGTCGACGTCGCCAACCACCCGAACATCACCCTGCACACCTTTTCCGAGGTCGAGAAGGTCGAGGGGTACATCGGCAACTTCCAGGTCACGCTGAAGCACAAGGCGCGCTCGGTGAATGAGTCGAAGTGCACCGGCTGCGGCATCTGCATGACCAAGTGCCCGAAGAAGAAGATCCCCAACGAGTTCGACCAGGGGCACGGGCTGCGCACCGCCATCTACGTCCCCTTCCCGCAGGCGGTACCGAACACCCCGGTCATCGACCGCGAGAACTGCACCATGTTCCAAAGCGGCAAGTGCGGCGTCTGCGCCAAGGTCTGTGGGCCGGGAGCGGTGGACTACCAGCAGGAGGATCGTTTCTCCGTCGAAGCCGTGGGCGCCGTCGTGGTCGCCACCGGATTCAAGCTCTACTCCATAGACAGAAAGCCTGAGGACAGCCCGATCCAGGGGTACGGCGAGTTCGGCTACGGCGCCATCCCCGACGTCATCGACGGCATGACCTTCGAACGGCTCGCCTCCGCCTCAGGTCCTACCGGCGGCAAGATCCTGAGGCCGTCCGACGGCAAGGAACCGAAGCAGGTGGTATTCATCCAGTGCGTCGGCTCCCGCGCCAGGGAGAAAGGGATCTCCTACTGCTCCAAGGTCTGCTGCATGTACACCGCGAAGCACACCATGCTCTACCACCACAAGGTGCACGACGGCCAGGCATACGTCTTCTTCATGGACGCGAGGACCCCGGGGAAGGGGTACGACGAGTTCTGGAGGCGCGCCGTCGAGGAAGAGGAGGCGGTCTACATCAGGGGGATGGTCTCCCGCCTGTACCAGAAGGGCGAGAAGATCGTGGTGATGGGGAGCGATATTCAAGTCGGCGTGCAGGTGGAGATCGAAGCCGACCTGGTGGTCCTGGCCACCGCGGTGCAGGCCCAGGACGGAGCCGACCAGCTGGCACAGAAGCTGGGCATCTCCTACGACAAGTACAACTTCTACTCCGAGGCCCACGCGAAGCTGAAGCCCGTCGAGTGCGCTACCGCCGGGATCTATCTGGCCGGGGCCTGCCAGGGGCCGAAGGATATCCCGGACACGGTGTCCCAGGCTTCCGCCGCCGCGGCCAAGGTGATGACACTCTTCTCCAAGGACCAGTTGGAGCGCGACCCGGTGGTCGCCAAAGTCAACGAGAAATACTGCGTCGGCTGTCTTGCCTGCAAGAAGGTCTGCCCCTACGGCGCCGTCGAGGAGAAGGAAATCAGGGACCGCCAGGGGAATCTGGTCAAGGTAGTGGCCTACGTGAACCCCGGCGTCTGCGGCGGCTGCGGCACCTGCCAGGCCACCTGTCCGTCCAAGAGCGTCGAGCTCGACGGCTACACCGACGAGCAGATCATGGCGATGATCGAATCGCTTTAA
- a CDS encoding FAD/NAD(P)-binding protein, with the protein MCQSNNIYLPNLATIEAIVDETPDVRTLRLVFQDEQVRENFSFRAGQFAEYSAFGAGESTFCIASAPTRKGYIECCFRSVGRVTESLRRLEVGDTIGVRGPYGNSFPIEQFFGKSLVFIAGGIALPPLRTVIWNCLDLRDKFKDITIVYGARSEADLVYKRELAEWQERDDVRLVKCVDPGGNGPDFHGKVGFVPNVLEEAAPSSENTVALVCGPPIMIKFTLPVLERLGFADDQIYTTLENRMKCGVGKCGRCNVGNVYVCKDGPVFTAGQVKAMSQEF; encoded by the coding sequence ATGTGCCAATCGAACAACATCTATCTGCCTAACCTTGCCACTATCGAGGCCATCGTCGACGAAACCCCCGATGTCCGCACCCTGCGCCTGGTCTTCCAGGACGAGCAGGTCCGCGAGAACTTCAGCTTTCGGGCGGGACAGTTCGCCGAGTATTCAGCCTTCGGCGCCGGCGAGTCCACCTTCTGCATCGCCTCCGCCCCCACCAGGAAAGGGTACATAGAGTGCTGCTTCCGGAGCGTGGGAAGGGTCACCGAGTCGCTCAGGAGACTGGAGGTCGGCGATACCATCGGCGTGCGCGGCCCCTACGGCAACTCCTTCCCCATCGAGCAGTTCTTCGGCAAGAGCCTCGTATTCATCGCCGGGGGCATCGCGCTCCCGCCGCTTAGGACCGTGATCTGGAACTGCCTCGACCTGCGCGACAAGTTCAAGGACATCACCATCGTCTACGGCGCCCGCTCCGAAGCGGATCTGGTCTACAAGCGCGAGCTTGCCGAGTGGCAGGAAAGAGACGACGTGAGGCTGGTGAAGTGCGTCGATCCCGGCGGGAACGGACCGGATTTCCACGGCAAAGTCGGCTTCGTCCCCAACGTCCTGGAGGAAGCAGCGCCCAGTTCCGAGAACACGGTAGCGCTCGTCTGCGGACCGCCAATCATGATCAAGTTCACCCTCCCCGTGCTGGAGCGCCTAGGGTTCGCCGACGACCAGATCTACACCACGCTGGAGAACCGGATGAAGTGCGGCGTCGGCAAATGCGGCCGCTGCAACGTCGGCAACGTTTACGTCTGCAAAGACGGCCCGGTCTTCACCGCCGGCCAAGTAAAGGCGATGTCGCAGGAGTTCTAG
- a CDS encoding hydrogenase iron-sulfur subunit, with amino-acid sequence MHAEAKQHDFEPKIVAFVCTWCTYAGADLAGTSRMQYPANVRVLKFPCTGRIDPVFILRAFQKGADGVLVSGCHPGDCHYMAGNFHARRRFAAFRALLDFVGVDLHRLQFSWVSAAEGGKWVEVVTELTERVRAMGPMLEFKSLEHEEQWSAFQAMADVPGVVNTPELKEAYDKI; translated from the coding sequence ATGCACGCTGAAGCTAAACAGCACGATTTCGAGCCGAAGATAGTCGCTTTCGTCTGCACCTGGTGCACCTACGCCGGTGCGGACCTGGCCGGCACCAGCCGGATGCAGTACCCGGCCAACGTCCGGGTGCTCAAGTTCCCCTGCACCGGCCGCATCGACCCGGTCTTCATCCTGCGCGCCTTCCAGAAAGGGGCGGACGGGGTGCTGGTCTCGGGGTGCCACCCCGGCGACTGCCACTACATGGCCGGCAACTTCCACGCCCGGCGCCGTTTTGCGGCCTTCCGTGCCCTGCTTGATTTCGTCGGGGTCGACCTGCACCGACTCCAGTTCTCCTGGGTCTCCGCCGCCGAAGGGGGAAAGTGGGTCGAAGTGGTGACCGAACTGACCGAGAGGGTGCGCGCCATGGGACCGATGCTGGAGTTCAAATCGCTGGAACACGAGGAGCAGTGGTCTGCCTTTCAAGCTATGGCGGACGTCCCCGGCGTCGTGAACACGCCTGAACTCAAAGAGGCTTACGACAAGATATGA